The Rhododendron vialii isolate Sample 1 chromosome 8a, ASM3025357v1 genome has a window encoding:
- the LOC131299127 gene encoding alpha-N-acetylglucosaminidase-like translates to MYLTLHFHLSKVGVGMSMEGIEQNPVAYDLMAKMAFQHDAVDVKMWIDTYSSRWYGRYVSSMQDAWSILYHTIYNCTDGAYDKNRDVIVAFPDIDPTLISLPKVFIWQRYDGNIKPISRRAFLEETMDGSYDQPHLWYSTSEVVRALELFIKSGDELSGSDTYRYDLVDLTRQALAKYANELFLMIIEAYRLGDVHGVAHRSQKFIELVEDMDTLLACQEGFLLGPWLESAKQLLLKMKSRKNK, encoded by the exons ATGTACCTCACCCTACATTTTCACTTGTCGAAGGTTGGTGTTGGAATGTCGATGGAGGGTATTGAACAGAATCCCGTTGCTTATGATCTGATGGCTAAAATGGCTTTTCAACATGACGCAGTCGATGTGAAG ATGTGGATTGATACCTATTCAAGCAGATGGTATGGGAGATATGTTTCATCAATGCAAGATGCCTGGAGTATACTATATCACACAATTTACAATTGTACAGATGGTGCTTAT GATAAGAACAGGGATGTAATTGTAGCATTCCCAGACATTGATCCAACCCTCATTTCTTTACCAAAAGTTTTCATATGGCAAAGATATGATGGCAACATAAAACCAATATCCAGGAGGGCTTTCCTAGAAGAAACAATGGATGGTTCCTATGATCAACCTCATTTGTGGTATTCAACTTCAGAAGTGGTGCGTGCGTTAGAACTCTTCATAAAAAGTGGAGATGAACTATCAGGAAGTGACACTTACAG GTATGACCTTGTTGACCTAACAAGACAAGCTTTGGCCAAATATGCGAACGAATTATTCTTGATGATCATAGAAGCTTATCGACTAGGTGATGTACATGGAGTTGCTCACCGGAGCCAAAAGTTCATAGAGCTCGTTGAAGATATGGACACACTTTTAGCTTGTCAAGAAGGCTTTCTTTTAGGACCTTGGTTAGAGAGCGCAAAGCAACTTTTGCTCAAAATGAAGAGcaggaaaaacaagtga